The nucleotide sequence GTACGCATCCGTAAGCAGGACCGTTATCGCACGTGTTGTTAACAAAAGTGACTGTAGGGTCAACCGATTGCGTCACAGTAGTACAGATGATGTTATCAACGAATGTTGAGTTGTACAGGTATGGAGGGTCATGGAAGAACCGACCATTCTTTATGAAGAACTTGTTCTTGTAGAAGTTGAGCTCATTAGTCGAGCCTAAGAGGTCGAGCACACCATAACTAGTTCTTTCATTACCGCTATCATAATAGATAGTGTTGAACTGTATAGTATTGTTTTCACCAGTGTTTAACTGTTGTTCGTATTGTAAGAACCCGCCGCGTAATCCTCCTGAGTACCAAATATCATCAGGAGTTGACAAATTTACAATATTATAGTCAATCGTAAGGTTGGAAGTATGATAGTTGACATCGATCGCATCGTCACGCATACCCGCACCACTGGGACGGGTGTCTACGAACTCGTTACAGACGATGTGGTTGTTGGCAGCAAAATCTAAATATATCTCATCACTCGAATAGTTGTAGAACCTATTATAAGCTATGATATTATGATTGAAACTGTAGTTTCCACGAGTGCCTTCAGGATACTGGTTAACATGAATTGCATGGTAATAACCTACGATGCTCCAGTCATCCTGATAAAAGGTGTTGTTGTATATCAGATTGTATTCTGTTTTTCTTGTCCCGTCCAACGGTTCCATCACATTCAACATACCATTACGGAAAACGTTGTTCTTTATAGTCGAATTCTTGAAGTTTCTCACGGATATTGAACAGATTACGCTTGAGTTTATCGTCGAATGATCAAAAGTAATGTTATTATCATCAAACATGTGACCACAGGTATAAAAACTGGGTGAAGAAAGAGTGATAGTATTATGTAGACTAAAGTTCTTTATAACCGAGTTATTAACACGGTCAGCACTCAACCTGCACGGCGTGTCCGAATATACTGTCACATTGTCCAGAGTGATGTTCTCATCATCGTGTAACTCAACACAGAAGTTCGAAGTGCCACTGTAATCCCTTATTAACTTCAGGTTCTTCACAACAACATCATTGTGATTAGCAACAACCAGTAGATGTTCATTTGAAACCGTTATTTCAGCACCGTTACCGTCAACCACAATACCGTCGTTATCTATCACCAACGGATCCGAGATTGTTACACTACCACTACACAATGTTATACTATCATGAATTAAATAACTGCCAACATGAGTAATATGGCCGTCCCACGTGCTCGGGTCACTGAGGTCAACACACGCCGACACAAGATCTGCCAAAAGCACTATACCGAACACCAACATCACAAACATATTCTTCTTCATATCATAATCACCTTTATCATTTTATTGACACATTATTTTTATGCATATATTATGTGGTAACTTGTTTATAAATGTTGCTGTTTTCTTTTTTTAACCTTCTAACAGTTTCTTCACCATCATCTACATTGTCCTCTTTTTCAGCGGGCACGAATAAATTTACATTCGGGGGTAACTTCAACGAAGTGATGCGCGATACCCATACGGTAAAAGGAACACTGGTTCTCGGGCCGATTATCGATCGGCTGACGCGGGTCGTGTGCAACATCGCAAACATAGTCGGGATAAAAGTCGTTGGATAAGCACGGTCCGTTGGCGAGTTCGCGATTGTTCGACAGGGCAAGATAACAGAGCTGTTTGCATAATTCCACAGGCACGTTTTCAGTGGGTATTGTTAGATTCATCCGTACGGAGGGTTTCATCTCTACTCCATTTATCGGGTCATGATATTCTACACCACTAAGTACGATGTGTCTCGGGAATCTACCTTTTATCCAGATGTTTACATTGTAATTACACGGACATTTGCAGACCTCGCCCCTGTTAACTTCTGTAATATAAAGGGTATCGTTCACAACCGTATAATCGACGGTTATATTGGCACAGCAAACGTACGGAACGGTGTCATTTATCATGAGTTGATCATCTAACAATCTGAACGTTGTGCCCGGAGACTGGTCGAACGAACAACCTTCCGCTACCGCGTTCACAGTAAAATCATATCCCTGTTCAGTGACAGAAGAATCGTTAACAGTAGTAGTACATCCATGGAGGAACATCACAATCATCAACAAAACGCAACCGACCATTACGAATCCCACTTCAACAAGACCGTTTTCGTACGACATGCTACATCCCCTACTACAATTCCTATAGACAAGTATTCAAAGAAGTCATTTATTAGAATTTCTATTTTAAAGTTTTCTATGAATTTTATGCAATTGTGGATAAATCTGATCAAAGGGTTTTCTGCCGAACACCATCGCTCATTCTCATATACTCTTTTCTCATATTTGTACTTCTCTCCGTACTTCACCCTCAATGAAAAAGCAAAAAAAAGGGTCGTTATATTTTCATCGATACTGTGCCAATTCTTCTTTTCCTAAAGAAGGTTTGATTTTCTTTAGAGCTGCTTCGAAGTGACGCATAGAAATCTCTTTCACCTTGTTAGGATCTTTCTTTTTTCTGACAGCTTCTCTCACAACTTCCATCCCAGCCTCTCTGCACACTGCAGCAATATCTGCACCTGTGAACCCGTCGGTCTGCTCAACCAATCTATCAAGGTCAACATCTTTGGCAAGCGGTTTATCGCGGAGTATCGCCTGGAATATCTTCTTACGAGACTCTTTATCAGGCAAAGGTACCTCTATCACCTTATCGAACCTGCCCGGTCTTAACAATGCTTTATCTATAAGGTCCAATCGGTTAGTAGCTGCTAACACTATCACCTGGTTCAGTTCGTTGAGACCGTCCATCTCCACCAACAACTGATTGACCATCCTTTCAGTAACCTTTGTACCTACTTCGGTACCACGGGAACCTGCTATAGAATCTATCTCGTCGAAGAACAACACGGTGGGAGCGGATTGTCTCGCCTTCTTGAACACCTCTCGTATCGCTCTCTCGGACTCGCCCACCCATTTACTTATCAACTCTGGTCCATTGACTAGGATGAAATTAGCATTCGCTTCATGTGCAACTGCTTTTGCAAGTAATGTCTTACCGCAACCGGGCGGACCGTACAACAGGATACCTTTTGGAGGTTGAATCTTAAGCTTGTCAAACGCTTTACCGTACTTCAACGGCCATTCGATCGCTTCCATCAACTCTTCCTTCACATCTTCCAACCCACCGATATCATCCCAAGTGGTTTTCGGTTTCTGTATGATTACTTCCCGTAGTGTGGACGGTTCTATCTTCTTAAGCGCTTCAACAAAATCCTCCCGTTTTACCTTAATCTTGTCCAACAACTCCTTACTCAGTTTTTCTTCCTCAGTCACCTCAGGAATAATTCGTTTCAATGCATGCATTGCTGCCTCTCTGCACAGGTTCTCAAGGTCGGCACCTGTAAACCCGTGGGTGACGTCTGCCAACTCGTCCAGATCAACATCCTTGTCCAAAGGCATACCGCGTGTATGAATCTGTAATATCTCTTTACGTCCCTCCCGGTTAGGCATACCTATCTCAACCTCACGGTCAAACCTACCAGGACGACGTAATGCTGGATCGAGTGCGTTCGGCCTATTGGTCGCTCCGATTACCACGACGTGACCTCTGGATTTTAGACCGTCCATAAGAGTCAAAAGTTGGGATACTATTCTACGTTCCACCTCACCGTGGGTTTCTTCACGTTTCGGTGCAATGGCATCTATTTCATCGATGAATATGATTGCAGGAGCGTTCTCTTCAGCCTCTTTGAAGATCCTCCTCAAATTCTCTTCGCTTTCACCATAGAACTTACTCATGATCTCAGGGCCGTTGATGGAATAAAACCGTGAATTGGTCTCGTGCGCTATCGCCTTTGCAAGCAATGTCTTACCGGTTCCCGGCGGTCCGTAGAACAGAATACCTTTAGGCGGTTTGATACCCAATCTCCTAAATATTTCTGGGTGTTTGATAGGTAATTCGATCATCTCACGTACTGTCTCTATCACCTCTTTTAACCCGCCGATGTCTTCATAAGTTACCTCTGGTACGGATGACAAACGTTGAACCGGTTTCTTAAGGATTTTAACACAGGTGTTAGGAACGACTATCACTGCTCCCGAAGGTTTTGTGTCCACAACTTTGAAAAGCAGTATTCTATCCATTACGTCAATCACTACATCATTGCCTTTAACCAACGGCATGTTTAACAACCGTTCACCTACATAATAGGGAAAATCTTCGCTAAAATCTATTTCCCTGTCCGGCGCCAGGGTAATCTCCTGCGCCTCATCGATAGAAGGGATCGGACGAACCGTGACAGCGTCATCTATTCCGGAACCTGTGTTACGACGGAAGATTCCGTCCATCCGTATGATCTCTTCACTTTCATCAGGCGGTAGCATCCAAACTATTCCCAAGGCACGGTTGTTCCCTTCTATCTCAACTATATCTCCGGAATCGACACCTAACTCTCGCATAACCTTTGGATGAATACGAACGATCCCGCGACCTACATCTTTATGATATGCCTC is from Candidatus Micrarchaeota archaeon and encodes:
- a CDS encoding right-handed parallel beta-helix repeat-containing protein — translated: MKKNMFVMLVFGIVLLADLVSACVDLSDPSTWDGHITHVGSYLIHDSITLCSGSVTISDPLVIDNDGIVVDGNGAEITVSNEHLLVVANHNDVVVKNLKLIRDYSGTSNFCVELHDDENITLDNVTVYSDTPCRLSADRVNNSVIKNFSLHNTITLSSPSFYTCGHMFDDNNITFDHSTINSSVICSISVRNFKNSTIKNNVFRNGMLNVMEPLDGTRKTEYNLIYNNTFYQDDWSIVGYYHAIHVNQYPEGTRGNYSFNHNIIAYNRFYNYSSDEIYLDFAANNHIVCNEFVDTRPSGAGMRDDAIDVNYHTSNLTIDYNIVNLSTPDDIWYSGGLRGGFLQYEQQLNTGENNTIQFNTIYYDSGNERTSYGVLDLLGSTNELNFYKNKFFIKNGRFFHDPPYLYNSTFVDNIICTTVTQSVDPTVTFVNNTCDNGPAYGCV
- a CDS encoding CDC48 family AAA ATPase, with the translated sequence MKEVILRVKEAYHKDVGRGIVRIHPKVMRELGVDSGDIVEIEGNNRALGIVWMLPPDESEEIIRMDGIFRRNTGSGIDDAVTVRPIPSIDEAQEITLAPDREIDFSEDFPYYVGERLLNMPLVKGNDVVIDVMDRILLFKVVDTKPSGAVIVVPNTCVKILKKPVQRLSSVPEVTYEDIGGLKEVIETVREMIELPIKHPEIFRRLGIKPPKGILFYGPPGTGKTLLAKAIAHETNSRFYSINGPEIMSKFYGESEENLRRIFKEAEENAPAIIFIDEIDAIAPKREETHGEVERRIVSQLLTLMDGLKSRGHVVVIGATNRPNALDPALRRPGRFDREVEIGMPNREGRKEILQIHTRGMPLDKDVDLDELADVTHGFTGADLENLCREAAMHALKRIIPEVTEEEKLSKELLDKIKVKREDFVEALKKIEPSTLREVIIQKPKTTWDDIGGLEDVKEELMEAIEWPLKYGKAFDKLKIQPPKGILLYGPPGCGKTLLAKAVAHEANANFILVNGPELISKWVGESERAIREVFKKARQSAPTVLFFDEIDSIAGSRGTEVGTKVTERMVNQLLVEMDGLNELNQVIVLAATNRLDLIDKALLRPGRFDKVIEVPLPDKESRKKIFQAILRDKPLAKDVDLDRLVEQTDGFTGADIAAVCREAGMEVVREAVRKKKDPNKVKEISMRHFEAALKKIKPSLGKEELAQYR